From Alosa sapidissima isolate fAloSap1 chromosome 2, fAloSap1.pri, whole genome shotgun sequence, one genomic window encodes:
- the sap18 gene encoding histone deacetylase complex subunit SAP18, giving the protein MAVESRVTQEEIKKEPEKPVDREKTCPLLLRVFTTNNGRHHRIDEFARGNVPSSELQIYTWMDATLKELTSLVKEVYPDARKKGTHFGFAIVYPDPKRQGYRVKDIGSTISGRKGADDSMTLQSQRFQIGDYLDIAITPPNRTPAVPGRMRPY; this is encoded by the exons ATGGCCGTGGAATCGAGAGTAACACaagaagaaataaagaaagagccCGAAAAGCCCGTCGACAGGGAAAAG ACCTGCCCACTTCTTCTGCGAGTGTTCACAACCAACAATGGCAGGCATCATAGAATAGACGAGTTTGCCCGTGGAAATGTCCCCTCAAGTGAACTACAGATCTATACCTG GATGGATGCCACCCTAAAAGAACTGACAAGTTTAGTGAAGGAGGTCTACCCTGATGCTAGAAAAAAAGGCACTCACTTTGGCTTCGCTATTGTTTATCCAGATCCGAAACGGCAAGGCTATAG GGTTAAAGATATAGGCAGCACCATATCGGGCCGAAAAGGAGCAGACGACTCCATGACTCTGCAGTCCCAGCGCTTTCAAATAGGAGACTACCTGGACATCGCCATAACGCCACCCAATAGGACGCCAGCTGTGCCCGGCCGCATGAGGCCTTACTGA
- the ska3 gene encoding spindle and kinetochore-associated protein 3, whose amino-acid sequence MEPRVKFFAKLRHLVGHLEKETAHLQETTESQNYDDTSGGACLATLHDLQSDVRGFKSQIQQELVNSKDERAEGVSFIQTWSEKRQQVKEALDLLSSHLEQYGYKPRQPTQKPPAAGTECGESESQSEDGDEAGEEEEELEQETGEDDQDAEEEDGDEHPEQHKDLDQLTPERLAPSLFTVMCTPKLTDFGLSELHLQNMLKNYAVAQDPTPMAPKGLLSPLSAPVQPPVPKTPKCYLKLDEDAPTPRLEDFGISEYTMRLNNDFTMDLLRKPPKPSSKQPSGPVEKIPLLAPSNLVFSEYMDTPETPEIRTPGFRIVKKAPPHTPVQSCHNNPDSPPNQSNDLISPELPTFETPYVRKLLSVQKDVKYDEPASQKPGLSSAVELAPTLNGPHSSAFEDIPEIPVKPCDGELQRTPEMPSLQSILGRTLQSLNVETRSLSIVSMAGEPVLGPKEPSGPALDLQENYTQEWNLSSPRVRMEFEPEPRTPEMPDMSSITQDIFKLVSQCNTEMKSAAIQPPLKAGLQATVTGKENKPTIQLQSLALVTEKEFLGLTSYLRKIPLERLNEAIQEMNTALHQRQNGVHSDPMQFQMDELRSITGIGVKAPMFLLCLTQLKRVEHIQGAGNNAMYKLLPTHT is encoded by the exons ATGGAGCCGCGGGTGAAGTTTTTCGCGAAGCTGCGACATTTAGTGGGACATTTGGAGAAAGAAACTGCACATCTCCAAGAGACAACTGAGAGTCAGAACTACG ATGACACTTCTGGGGGAGCTTGTCTGGCAACTTTGCATGACCTGCAATCAGATGTCAGAGGGTTTAAG TCGCAGATACAACAGGAACTTGTAAATAGCAAAGACGAGAGGGCGGAGGGGGTGAGCTTCATACAGACGTGGTCAGAAAAGAGACAACAAGTCAAAGAAGCCCTTGACTTATTGAGCAGCCACCTGGAGCAATATGGATACAAACCCAGACAGCCAACACAGAAACCTCCAG CTGCAGGGACTGAGTGCGGTGAATCCGAATCTCAGTCTGAGGATGGGGACGaggcaggagaagaggaggaggagttggaGCAGGAGACTGGCGAGGACGATCAAGATGCAGAGGAAGAAGATGGAGACGAGCATCCAGAACAACACAAAGACCTGGACCAGCTCACCCCAGAGAGGTTAGCCCCCTCCCTGTTCACGGTCATGTGCACCCCGAAGCTCACCGACTTTGGCCTGTCGGAACTGCACCTGCAGAACATGTTAAAAAACTACGCTGTGGCCCAGGACCCGACCCCAATGGCCCCAAAAGGGCTCCTGTCGCCCCTCTCTGCGCCCGTACAGCCTCCGGTGCCCAAGACGCCCAAGTGCTACCTCAAACTGGACGAGGATGCACCCACCCCACGGCTAGAGGACTTTGGTATCTCGGAGTACACCATGCGCCTTAACAATGACTTCACCATGGACCTCCTCCGTAAGCCCCCAAAGCCTTCCAG CAAACAGCCCTCTGGACCAGTGGAAAAGATTCCCCTGTTGGCGCCGTCTAACCTTGTCTTCAGTG AGTATATGGACACCCCCGAAACACCTGAAATCCGAACACCAGGATTCAGGATCGTGAAGAAGGCTCCACCGCATACCCCTGTTCAGAGTTGCCACAACAACCCGGATTCACCCCCAAACCAGTCCAATGATCTTATCTCCCCTGAACTCCCCACATTTGAGACACCATATGTCCGCAAACTCCTGAGTGTTCAAAAG GACGTTAAATATGATGAGCCAGCCTCTCAGAAGCCAGGACTGAGCAGCGCTGTTGAGCTCGCTCCCACCCTAAACGGTCCCCACAGCTCCGCGTTTGAGGACATTCCTGAGATACCGGTGAAGCCATGTGATGGGGAGCTGCAGCGCACGCCCGAGATGCCAAGCCTGCAGTCAATCCTGGGACGCACGCTACAAAGT TTAAATGTAGAAACCCGTAGCTTGTCTATAGTGAGCATGGCAGGAGAACCAGTGCTAGGTCCTAAGGAACCGTCAGGTCCCGCTCTGGATCTTCAGGAGAACTACACCCAGGAGTGGAACCTGTCGAGCCCACGGGTCAGGATGGAATTTGAGCCAGAACCACGCACCCCAGAGATGCCAGACATGAGCTCCATCACCCAGGACATCTTCAAA CTGGTGTCTCAGTGCAACACTGAGATGAAGTCAGCCGCTATCCAGCCGCCCCTCAAAGCAGGACTGCAGGCCACAGTAACCGGAAAGGAGAACAAGCCAACCATCCA ACTTCAGAGTCTGGCACTAGTGACAGAGAAGGAGTTCCTGGGCCTGACCAGCTACCTCAGGAAGATCCCCCTCGAGCGCCTGAACGAGGCCATCCAGGAGATGAACACAGCTCTGCACCAGCGGCAGAATG GTGTGCATTCGGACCCAATGCAGTTCCAGATGGACGAGCTTAGGAGCATCACAGGCATCGGGGTGAAGGCGCCCATGTTTCTGCTGTGCCTGACGCAGCTGAAGAGGGTCGAGCACATCCAGGGAGCAGGAAATAACGCCATGTACAAGCTgcttcctacacacacatga
- the lats2 gene encoding serine/threonine-protein kinase LATS2: MRPKTFPAAPYVGNTRQRLQEIKEGLKQPAKLVSQALHGGSSRGEGGRGTDCKGGKDGKDPGGRQQQLRAPQKFNNYQNALREIRKSLMPFANESGTGGHPGGDVNRQMLQELVNAGCDQEMAVRALKQTGSRNIEAALEYISKMGYLDPRNERIVHVIKQTSPGKGGMPNSMDHRPSIEGNSDGAMPPYHQMGAPMYEGAPYGPEGDMARPYMGGPPVMNYMMTQSGSAQGSAMVNPMGRPPSMGAYPPGMPPQSGPGNPMYPPGPAQQKPYPGGMEPAMMGYAVSGQPLQIQPQPPGAPGPAPHYDYGHGRPHMMETTGYPVQRSASFQNKMPIAPPDNYVNMQGKGAMGGQNGQYPGNLYLQPHSHPRQSSPTSHQVHMMSRSPGGAAAAAGAMGPDFSDIPQGLLTPSRASLNLDLYEHMWSGPAGPDGGAPPQARQPQSQGPFRGEVRVPSRTNSFNNHQKVNVRQAMPAPGGVAGGKQDPGMPPPNTITAVTSPPIQQPVKSIRVMRPEPKTAVGPCHPGWLASQNQDGPEAHGYMAEEQYARDSVQEPRCPPPPYPKTLLASGAASEQASLEGAGMCGAPELPAQGGRAIQSGPPVATNAEETHKEKGKKGEKAVKDKKQIQTSPVPVRKNARDEEKRESRIKSYSPFAFKFYMEQHVENVMKTYQQKLNRRLQLEQEMSKAGLSEAEQEQMRKMLNQKESNYNRLRRAKMDKSMFVKIKTLGIGAFGEVCLTRKVDTGALYAMKTLRKKDVLNRNQVAHVKAERDILAEADNEWVVRLYYSFQDKDSLYFVMDYIPGGDMMSLLIRMGVFPEELARFYIAELTLAIESVHKMGFIHRDIKPDNILIDRDGHIKLTDFGLCTGFRWTHNSKYYQKGSHVRQDSMEPSDFWDDVSNCRCGDRLMTLEQRAMRQHQRCLAHSLVGTPNYIAPEVLLRKGYTQLCDWWSVGVILFEMLVGQPPFLAPTPTETQIKVINWESTLQVPAQVKLSPEAVDIISRLCCSAEDRLGSNGAGEIKAHPFFEEMDFSSNLRQQPAPYRPRIAHPMDTSNFDPVEEEGGPGAWSDSGDGRAYDTLYSPHSKHPEHAFYEFTFRRFFDDNGCPFRYPKPPEEAQRSGGGGGRGGGGGGGSGGVAAGGVGPQDEAGGEGEEEDEEEEDEEEEEHGEGCEPVYV; the protein is encoded by the exons ATGAGGCCCAAGACCTTCCCTGCCGCGCCGTACGTGGGCAACACGCGGCAACGCCTGCAGGAGATCAAGGAGGGCCTGAAGCAGCCGGCCAAGCTGGTCAGCCAGGCGCTGCACGGGGGCAGCTCGCGAGGCGAAGGGGGCCGCGGCACCGACTGCAAGGGGGGCAAGGACGGCAAGGACCCCGGGGGCAGGCAGCAGCAGCTGCGCGCGCCGCAGAAGTTCAACAACTATCAGAACGCGCTGCGTGAGATCCGCAAGTCCCTCATGCCCTTCGCCAACGAGTCCGGCACCGGCGGACACCCTGGTGGGGACGTCAACCGGCAGATGCTGCAGGAGCTGGTCAACGCAGGCTGTGaccag GAAATGGCCGTGCGTGCGCTGAAACAAACAGGAAGCCGAAACATCGAAGCGGCTCTGGAGTACATCAGTAAGATGGGCTACCTGGACCCTCGCAACGAGCGCATCGTCCACGTCATCAAACAAACCTCCCCGG GAAAAGGAGGTATGCCAAACTCAATGGACCACCGGCCATCAATTGAGGGTAACAGTGACGGTGCCATGCCTCCTTATCACCAGATGGGGGCGCCAATGTATGAGGGGGCTCCTTACGGACCAGAGGGTGACATGGCCCGGCCTTACATGGGTGGCCCTCCTGTCATGAACTACATGATGACCCAATCTGGCTCTGCGCAGGGCTCGGCCATGGTCAACCCCATGGGGCGCCCGCCCAGTATGGGAGCGTATCCTCCTGGCATGCCCCCTCAGAGCGGCCCGGGAAACCCCATGTACCCGCCGGGCCCTGCCCAGCAGAAGCCATACCCTGGCGGCATGGAGCCGGCCATGATGGGCTACGCTGTGTCAGGCCAGCCGCTGCAGATCCAGCCCCAGCCACCGGGGGCTCCGGGCCCGGCCCCGCACTACGACTACGGCCATGGCCGGCCCCACATGATGGAGACCACGGGCTATCCTGTGCAGCGGAGCGCCTCGTTCCAGAACAAGATGCCAATTGCGCCGCCAGACAACTACGTCAACATGCAGGGCAAAGGGGCCATGGGCGGCCAGAACGGCCAGTACCCCGGCAATCTCTACCTGCAGCCGCACTCCCACCCACGCCAGTCCAGTCCGACCTCGCACCAGGTCCACATGATGTCCCGCTCGCCTGGAGGTGCGGCCGCAGCCGCCGGCGCCATGGGCCCGGACTTCTCGGACATCCCCCAGGGCCTCCTGACGCCCTCGCGGGCCAGCCTGAACCTGGACCTGTACGAGCATATGTGGAGCGGACCCGCAGGGCCGGACGGGGGCGCCCCGCCTCAGGCCCGGCAGCCCCAGTCTCAGGGGCCCTTCCGGGGGGAAGTGCGCGTGCCTAGCCGCACCAACTCCTTCAACAACCACCAGAAGGTGAACGTCAGGCAGGCCATGCCCGCGCCAGGCGGAGTCGCCGGGGGGAAGCAGGACCCCGGCATGCCGCCCCCCAACACCATCACTGCCGTGACCTCTCCGCCTATCCAGCAGCCAGTGAAGAGCATCCGGGTGATGAGGCCTGAGCCCAAGACTGCTGTGGGTCCGTGCCACCCTGGCTGGCTGGCCTCCCAGAACCAGGACGGGCCCGAGGCGCATGGGTACATGGCGGAGGAGCAGTACGCCCGGGATTCCGTCCAGGAGCCGCGGTGCCCACCTCCGCCGTACCCCAAAACCCTGCTCGCATCCGGGGCAGCCTCCGAGCAAGCGTCCCTGGAGGGAGCAGGCATGTGTGGAGCCCCCGAGCTCCCTGCCCAGGGCGGCAGAGCCATCCAGAGTGGACCTCCCGTGGCGACAAATGCAGAGGAGACCCACAAAGAGAAGGGCAAGAAGGGCGAGAAGGCTGTGAAGGACAAGAAGCAGATCCAGACCTCGCCGGTGCCCGTGAGGAAGAATGCTCGCGACGAGGAGAAGCGGGAGTCGCGCATCAAAAGCTATTCGCCCTTCGCCTTCAAGTTCTACATGGAGCAACATGTGGAGAACGTGATGAAGACGTACCAGCAGAAGCTCAACCGCAGGCTGCAGTTGGAGCAGGAGATGTCCAag GCTGGCCTATCGGAAGCCGAGCAGGAGCAGATGAGGAAGATGCTCAACCAGAAGGAGTCCAACTACAACCGCCTGCGCCGTGCCAAGATGGACAAGTCCATGTTCGTCAAGATCAAAACCCTCGGCATCGGTGCCTTCGGCGAGGTCTGCCTCACCCGCAAAGTGGACACCGGAGCCCTGTATGCCATGAAGACCCTCCGCAAGAAAGATGTGCTTAACCGCAACCAGGTGGCCCACGTCAAGGCTGAGAGGGACATCCTGGCCGAGGCGGACAACGAGTGGGTGGTGCGTCTATACTACTCCTTCCAGGACAAGGACAGCCTGTACTTCGTGATGGACTACATCCCCGGCGGCGACATGATGAGCCTTCTCATCCGCATGGGCGTGTTTCCAGAGGAGCTGGCGCGCTTCTACATCGCCGAGCTGACGCTAGCCATCGAGAGCGTGCACAAGATGGGCTTCATCCACCGAGACATCAAACCCGACAACATCCTCATCGACCGCGACGGCCACATCAAGCTTACTGACTTTGGCCTGTGCACCGGATTCCGCTGGACACACAACTCCAAGTATTACCAGAAAG GAAGCCACGTAAGGCAGGACAGCATGGAGCCCAGTGACTTCTGGGACGACGTGTCGAACTGCCGCTGCGGCGACCGGTTGATGACGCTGGAGCAGCGGGCGATGCGTCAGCACCAGCGCTGTCTGGCCCACTCTCTGGTTGGCACGCCCAACTACATCGCCCCTGAGGTTCTGCTGCGCAAAG GATACACCCAGCTCTGTGACTGGTGGAGTGTGGGCGTGATCCTGTTTGAGATGCTGGTGGGACAGCCGCCATTCCTCGCTCCCACTCCCACAGAAACCCAGATTAAG GTGATCAACTGGGAGAGCACACTGCAGGTGCCTGCTCAGGTGAAGCTGAGTCCCGAGGCGGTGGACATCATCAGCCGCCTGTGCTGCTCGGCCGAGGACCGCCTGGGCTCCAACGGCGCCGGCGAGATCAAGGCGCACCCCTTCTTCGAAGAGATGGACTTCTCCAGCAACCTGCGCCAGCAGCCGGCGCCCTACCGGCCACGCATCGCGCACCCCATGGACACCTCCAACTTCGACCccgtggaggaggagggcggcCCGGGCGCCTGGAGCGACAGCGGCGACGGTCGGGCTTACGACACACTCTACTCGCCGCACAGCAAGCACCCGGAGCACGCCTTCTACGAGTTCACCTTCCGCCGCTTCTTCGACGACAACGGCTGTCCGTTTCGTTACCCCAAGCCCCCCGAGGAGGCCCAGAGGAGTGGCGGAGGCGGGGGCaggggcggtggtggtggtggagggagcGGGGGGGTCGCGGCTGGTGGGGTTGGGCCCCAAGATGAGGCAGGGGGagaaggggaggaagaggatgaggaggaagaagatgaggaggaagaggagcacgGGGAGGGGTGTGAGCCTGTATACGTGTAG
- the LOC121688780 gene encoding uncharacterized protein LOC121688780 isoform X2 produces MKEASTFELSDKQEAQVEAANALLFLQGQGRFTGEMVQNQGQDQEPDTTSSSTSSDDEDEDEDDSDEMGQMSDCKGKAEKLCRSASTRFIDYEASLKALRRENRALRESVEKMSLTEASLRNDPEKVCFYTGLPNYFVFETVMWLLAPHMKGDKNSKLSKFQQLLLTLMRLRLDLRNQDLAYRFGVKVATVTRTVHRIINIMSATLVPTAVFWPSRVELRKNLPAALTATHPDCAVIIDCFRVSLERPIDSELNQQVPTTADGRILYTPRAYGANELKYLIGVAPQGVVTFVSRGSPGNVSDKCLAEGCGFLCKLLPGDVVLASHDLDIAESVAARGAQLKVTGSSGVIHSEGFPEMSRAPWTTTNTITPERLSVHRHVEKVISMVKKRYAILTGPVESPFTAVDRASSMTTFDKIVQVACALNNLCISAAPLE; encoded by the coding sequence ATGAAAGAAGCCAGCACGTTTGAACTGTCTGACAAACAGGAGGCGCAGGTGGAGGCGGCCAATGCCTTGCTCTTCCTCCAGGGGCAAGGCAGGTTTACGGGGGAAATGGTCCAGAACCAAGGGCAGGATCAGGAGCCTGACACCACATCATCGTCAACAAGCAGCGATGACGAGGACGAAGATGAAGACGACAGTGATGAAATGGGCCAGATGAGCGACTGCAAAGGCAAAGCCGAAAAGCTGTGTAGAAGTGCCTCCACTCGGTTCATTGACTACGAAGCCAGCCTGAAAGCCCTGAGGAGGGAGAACCGGGCCCTACGGGAGTCTGTGGAGAAGATGTCCCTTACCGAGGCTTCGCTCCGGAACGATCCGGAGAAGGTGTGCTTCTACACAGGGCTTCCAAACTACTTTGTATTTGAGACGGTCATGTGGCTGTTGGCTCCACACATGAAGGGGGACAAGAATTCCAAACTCTCGAAGTTCCAGCAGCTGCTCCTGACACTCATGAGGCTCCGGTTAGACCTGCGGAACCAGGACTTGGCCTACCGCTTTGGCGTGAAGGTCGCCACGGTGACCCGGACGGTCCACAGGATCATCAACATAATGTCTGCCACCCTCGTGCCCACCGCTGTCTTCTGGCCCTCCCGGGTGGAACTGAGGAAGAACCTTCCGGCAGCTCTGACGGCCACGCATCCGGACTGTGCTGTTATCATTGACTGCTTCAGGGTTTCCTTGGAGAGGCCTATCGACTCGGAGCTGAACCAGCAGGTCCCCACCACTGCAGACGGTAGGATACTCTATACCCCTCGGGCGTATGGGGCTAATGAGCTCAAGTACCTCATTGGTGTCGCCCCACAAGGAGTAGTCACATTTGTGTCACGAGGGTCACCTGGCAACGTGAGCGACAAGTGCTTGGCAGAAGGGTGTGGCTTCCTCTGCAAGCTCCTCCCAGGGGACGTGGTGCTAGCTAGTCACGACCTGGACATCGCAGAGTCGGTGGCGGCACGTGGTGCACAACTGAAAGTCACCGGCTCCAGCGGCGTCATCCACAGCGAGGGTTTTCCAGAGATGAGCCGCGCCCCGtggaccaccaccaacaccattaCACCAGAGAGACTCAGTGTCCACAGACACGTGGAGAAGGTCATCTCCATGGTGAAGAAGAGGTACGCCATTCTCACAGGTCCAGTGGAGAGCCCGTTCACCGCTGTTGACCGAGCCTCCAGCATGACCACATTTGACAAGATAGTGCAGGTGGCCTGTGCCTTAAACAACCTGTGCATCTCGGCAGCTCCTCTGGAGTGA
- the LOC121688780 gene encoding uncharacterized protein LOC121688780 isoform X1 codes for MVHTCVVAGCRNRRTPGTTLSFYRFPRDPERKQRWIAAVNREGWVPNDGSRLCSNHFISGKQVKNPRSPDYVPSVFTTTASLSETMKEASTFELSDKQEAQVEAANALLFLQGQGRFTGEMVQNQGQDQEPDTTSSSTSSDDEDEDEDDSDEMGQMSDCKGKAEKLCRSASTRFIDYEASLKALRRENRALRESVEKMSLTEASLRNDPEKVCFYTGLPNYFVFETVMWLLAPHMKGDKNSKLSKFQQLLLTLMRLRLDLRNQDLAYRFGVKVATVTRTVHRIINIMSATLVPTAVFWPSRVELRKNLPAALTATHPDCAVIIDCFRVSLERPIDSELNQQVPTTADGRILYTPRAYGANELKYLIGVAPQGVVTFVSRGSPGNVSDKCLAEGCGFLCKLLPGDVVLASHDLDIAESVAARGAQLKVTGSSGVIHSEGFPEMSRAPWTTTNTITPERLSVHRHVEKVISMVKKRYAILTGPVESPFTAVDRASSMTTFDKIVQVACALNNLCISAAPLE; via the exons ATGGTTCACACGTGCGTGGTGGCTGGTTGTCGGAATCGGAGAACACCCGGGACCACTCTATCCTTTTATCGATTTCCTCGTGACCCAGAAAGGAAACAGCGTTGGATAGCTGCTGTGAATAGAGAAGGATGGGTGCCCAACGACGGGAGTAGGCTGTGTAGTAACCACTTCATCTCAG gtAAACAGGTGAAGAATCCCCGGTCGCCGGATTATGTTCCCTCAGTTTTCACCACTACAGCCTCCTTATCCGAGACCATGAAAGAAGCCAGCACGTTTGAACTGTCTGACAAACAGGAGGCGCAGGTGGAGGCGGCCAATGCCTTGCTCTTCCTCCAGGGGCAAGGCAGGTTTACGGGGGAAATGGTCCAGAACCAAGGGCAGGATCAGGAGCCTGACACCACATCATCGTCAACAAGCAGCGATGACGAGGACGAAGATGAAGACGACAGTGATGAAATGGGCCAGATGAGCGACTGCAAAGGCAAAGCCGAAAAGCTGTGTAGAAGTGCCTCCACTCGGTTCATTGACTACGAAGCCAGCCTGAAAGCCCTGAGGAGGGAGAACCGGGCCCTACGGGAGTCTGTGGAGAAGATGTCCCTTACCGAGGCTTCGCTCCGGAACGATCCGGAGAAGGTGTGCTTCTACACAGGGCTTCCAAACTACTTTGTATTTGAGACGGTCATGTGGCTGTTGGCTCCACACATGAAGGGGGACAAGAATTCCAAACTCTCGAAGTTCCAGCAGCTGCTCCTGACACTCATGAGGCTCCGGTTAGACCTGCGGAACCAGGACTTGGCCTACCGCTTTGGCGTGAAGGTCGCCACGGTGACCCGGACGGTCCACAGGATCATCAACATAATGTCTGCCACCCTCGTGCCCACCGCTGTCTTCTGGCCCTCCCGGGTGGAACTGAGGAAGAACCTTCCGGCAGCTCTGACGGCCACGCATCCGGACTGTGCTGTTATCATTGACTGCTTCAGGGTTTCCTTGGAGAGGCCTATCGACTCGGAGCTGAACCAGCAGGTCCCCACCACTGCAGACGGTAGGATACTCTATACCCCTCGGGCGTATGGGGCTAATGAGCTCAAGTACCTCATTGGTGTCGCCCCACAAGGAGTAGTCACATTTGTGTCACGAGGGTCACCTGGCAACGTGAGCGACAAGTGCTTGGCAGAAGGGTGTGGCTTCCTCTGCAAGCTCCTCCCAGGGGACGTGGTGCTAGCTAGTCACGACCTGGACATCGCAGAGTCGGTGGCGGCACGTGGTGCACAACTGAAAGTCACCGGCTCCAGCGGCGTCATCCACAGCGAGGGTTTTCCAGAGATGAGCCGCGCCCCGtggaccaccaccaacaccattaCACCAGAGAGACTCAGTGTCCACAGACACGTGGAGAAGGTCATCTCCATGGTGAAGAAGAGGTACGCCATTCTCACAGGTCCAGTGGAGAGCCCGTTCACCGCTGTTGACCGAGCCTCCAGCATGACCACATTTGACAAGATAGTGCAGGTGGCCTGTGCCTTAAACAACCTGTGCATCTCGGCAGCTCCTCTGGAGTGA